The genomic interval NNNNNNNNNNNNNNNNNNNNNNNNNNNNNNNNNNNNNNNNNNNNNNNNNNNNNNNNNNNNNNNNNNNNNNNNNNNNNNNNNNNNNNNNNNNNNNNNNNNNNNNNNNNNNNNNNNNNNNNNNNNNNNNNNNNNNNNNNNNNNNNNNNNNNNNNNNNNNNNNNNNNNNNNNNNNNNNNNNNNNNNNNNNNNNNNNNNNNNNNNNNNNNNNNNNNNNNNNNNNNNNNNNNNNNNNNNNNNNNNNNNNNNNNNNNNNNNNNNNNNNNNNNNNNNNNNNNNNNNNNNNNNNNNNNNNNNNNNNNNNNNNNNNNNNNNNNNNNNNNNNNNNNNNNNNNNNNNNNNNNNNNNNNNNNNNNNNNNNNNNNNNNNNNNNNNNNNNNNNNNNNNNNNNNNNNNNNNNNNNNNNNNNNNNNNNNNNNNNNNNNNNNNNNNNNNNNNNNNNNNNNNNNNNNNNNNNNNNNNNNNNNNNNNNNNNNNNNNNNNNNNNNNNNNNNNNNNNNNNNNNNNNNNNNNNNNNNNNNNNNNNNNNNNNNNNNNNNNNNNNNNNNNNNNNNNNNNNNNNNNNNNNNNNNNNNNNNNNNNNNNNNNNNNNNNNNNNNNNNNNNNNNNNNNNNNNNNNNNNNNNNNNNNNNNNNNNNNNNNNNNNNNNNNNNNNNNNNNNNNNNNNNNNNNNNNNNNNNNNNNNNNNNNNNNNNNNNNNNNNNNNNNNNNNNNNNNNNNNNNNNNNNNNNNNNNNNNNNNNNNNNNNNNNNNNNNNNNNNNNNNNNNNNNNNNNNNNNNNNNNNNNNNNNNNNNNNNNNNNNNNNNNNNNNNNNNNNNNNNNNNNNNNNNNNNNNNNNNNNNNNNNNNNNNNNNNNNNNNNNNNNNNNNNNNNNNNNNNNNNNNNNNNNNNNNNNNNNNNNNNNNNNNNNNNNNNNNNNNNNNNNNNNNNNNNNNNNNNNNNNNNNNNNNNNNNNNNNNNNNNNNNNNNNNNNNNNNNNNNNNNNNNNNNNNNNNNNNNNNNNNNNNNNNNNNNNNNNNNNNNNNNNNNNNNNNNNNNNNNNNNNNNNNNNNNNNNNNNNNNNNNNNNNNNNNNNNNNNNNNNNNNNNNNNNNNNNNNNNNNNNNNNNNNNNNNNNNNNNNNNNNNNNNNNNNNNNNNNNNNNNNNNNNNNNNNNNNNNNNNNNNNNNNNNNNNNNNNNNNNNNNNNNNNNNNNNNNNNNNNNNNNNNNNNNNNNNNNNNNNNNNNNNNNNNNNNNNNNNNNNNNNNNNNNNNNNNNNNNNNNNNNNNNNNNNNNNNNNNNNNNNNNNNNNNNNNNNNNNNNNNNNNNNNNNNNNNNNNNNNNNNNNNNNNNNNNNNNNNNNNNNNNNNNNNNNNNNNNNNNNNNNNNNNNNNNNNNNNNNNNNNNNNNNNNNNNNNNNNNNNNNNNNNNNNNNNNNNNNNNNNNNNNNNNNNNNNNNNNNNNNNNNNNNNNNNNNNNNNNNNNNNNNNNNNNNNNNNNNNNNNNNNNNNNNNNNNNNNNNNNNNNNNNNNNNNNNNNNNNNNNNNNNNNNNNNNNNNNNNNNNNNNNNNNNNNNNNNNNNNNNNNNNNNNNNNNNNNNNNNNNNNNNNNNNNNNNNNNNNNNNNNNNNNNNNNNNNNNNNNNNNNNNNNNNNNNNNNNNNNNNNNNNNNNNNNNNNNNNNNNNNNNNNNNNNNNNNNNNNNNNNNNNNNNNNNNNNNNNNNNNNNNNNNNNNNNNNNNNNNNNNNNNNNNNNNNNNNNNNNNNNNNNNNNNNNNNNNNNNNNNNNNNNNNNNNNNNNNNNNNNNNNNNNNNNNNNNNNNNNNNNNNNNNNNNNNNNNNNNNNNNNNNNNNNNNNNNNNNNNNNNNNNNNNNNNNNNNNNNNNNNNNNNNNNNNNNNNNNNNNNNNNNNNNNNNNNNNNNNNNNNNNNNNNNNNNNNNNNNNNNNNNNNNNNNNNNNNNNNNNNNNNNNNNNNNNNNNNNNNNNNNNNNNNNNNNNNNNNNNNNNNNNNNNNNNNNNNNNNNNNNNNNNNNNNNNNNNNNNNNNNNNNNNNNNNNNNNNNNNNNNNNNNNNNNNNNNNNNNNNNNNNNNNNNNNNNNNNNNNNNNNNNNNNNNNNNNNNNNNNNNNNNNNNNNNNNNNNNNNNNNNNNNNNNNNNNNNNNNNNNNNNNNNNNNNNNNNNNNNNNNNNNNNNNNNNNNNNNNNNNNNNNNNNNNNNNNNNNNNNNNNNNNNNNNNNNNNNNNNNNNNNNNNNNNNNNNNNNNNNNNNNNNNNNNNNNNNNNNNNNNNNNNNNNNNNNNNNNNNNNNNNNNNNNNNNNNNNNNNNNNNNNNNNNNNNNNNNNNNNNNNNNNNNNNNNNNNNNNNNNNNNNNNNNNNNNNNNNNNNNNNNNNNNNNNNNNNNNNNNNNNNNNNNNNNNNNNNNNNNNNNNNNNNNNNNNNNNNNNNNNNNNNNNNNNNNNNNNNNNNNNNNNNNNNNNNNNNNNNNNNNNNNNNNNNNNNNNNNNNNNNNNNNNNNNNNNNNNNNNNNNNNNNNNNNNNNNNNNNNNNNNNNNNNNNNNNNNNNNNNNNNNNNNNNNNNNNNNNNNNNNNNNNNNNNNNNNNNNNNNNNNNNNNNNNNNNNNNNNNNNNNNNNNNNNNNNNNNNNNNNNNNNNNNNNNNNNNNNNNNNNNNNNNNNNNNNNNNNNNNNNNNNNNNNNNNNNNNNNNNNNNNNNNNNNNNNNNNNNNNNNNNNNNNNNNNNNNNNNNNNNNNNNNNNNNNNNNNNNNNNNNNNNNNNNNNNNNNNNNNNNNNNNNNNNNNNNNNNNNNNNNNNNNNNNNNNNNNNNNNNNNNNNNNNNNNNNNNNNNNNNNNNNNNNNNNNNNNNNNNNNNNNNNNNNNNNNNNNNNNNNNNNNNNNNNNNNNNNNNNNNNNNNNNNNNNNNNNNNNNNNNNNNNNNNNNNNNNNNNNNNNNNNNNNNNNNNNNNNNNNNNNNNNNNNNNNNNNNNNNNNNNNNNNNNNNNNNNNNNNNNNNNNNNNNNNNNNNNNNNNNNNNNNNNNNNNNNNNNNNNNNNNNNNNNNNNNNNNNNNNNNNNNNNNNNNNNNNNNNNNNNNNNNNNNNNNNNNNNNNNNNNNNNNNNNNNNNNNNNNNNNNNNNNNNNNNNNNNNNNNNNNNNNNNNNNNNNNNNNNNNNNNNNNNNNNNNNNNNNNNNNNNNNNNNNNNNNNNNNNNNNNNNNNNNNNNNNNNNNNNNNNNNNNNNNNNNNNNNNNNNNNNNNNNNNNNNNNNNNNNNNNNNNNNNNNNNNNNNNNNNNNNNNNNNNNNNNNNNNNNNNNNNNNNNNNNNNNNNNNNNNNNNNNNNNNNNNNNNNNNNNNNNNNNNNNNNNNNNNNNNNNNNNNNNNNNNNNNNNNNNNNNNNNNNNNNNNNNNNNNNNNNNNNNNNNNNNNNNNNNNNNNNNNNNNNNNNNNNNNNNNNNNNNNNNNNNNNNNNNNNNNNNNtatatatatatatatatatattaaatataacttaacaaatatctcaaaatatctagatatttgttaaattaccatttcacccgtaacgcattaaactctctgtaaaggatttaccgcacttaatttaaatttatttatcgtcgagtaattctaaacggtgtcaaaataactttttgatcctataaactccataatattattaactttggctaaaaagcctccgagccaaaatccaaaacatataaaatacataaagtgtactttaaaattatgggtcttacaatgtGATCATCTAACTCTTTTATAATAGTCAATGCTCTGATAAGTCAACATTATGATAATAGTCAACGCTCtgaaaaagacaaaaaatttaCATATCTTCTACTAAACACTTAGAATGTCTATGCGACATAATCTTATCACAATATCCATTGATCCTTTTGTCTCTATATCAAGATTCACATAATCACTATCGAGGATATTTTTAACAAGGTTCAATGGCGAATCAACTTcagaaaatttaatataaaattttatgacacatgttgatttcttgcaatcaaGAAAACAACCAAAAACCCTAAACATCTCTATAAAAGAGCATGCAACTATAATTGAAAAGTACAAGCAACAAAGTACCACCATAAGCACTATACAACCGTATTTGCACTCTTGCTCTTTACCTATAATAGTGTTGAGAAATATTTTGATGAGAACACAAAATTGTAAAAACCCTTTTATGAGAGTTATTCAGAAAACCCTTAAACCTTTCTTTTGTAAACTACTCCAGTAGTGGTTGCATCCCTCAACAACTTGATTGTACTAAGTTAgaaagttgagaagacttgacacAGTTATTCTGACTAGTAGGTGTTTAATGAAAGTGTAATTCAATTGGTGAATTAGTAGATTAAATCTTTTAGATTGAAGAGATTGGACGTAACTACTGAGTTGGTGGTGAATTAGGATAAATTGATTTGTTTTTCTATGTGTTTACTTTGTTCTCATCACTTTACTTTAGCCTTgttaatacaattttaaaataaaacacaatttaaacctCCTTTCTTTGtctaatcaattaaatatatttttaatgtgtcaaaaatcttaaaatttatattttaataagtaACTTTCATAGTCCATTGAGTTAGTTGTTGAGTTActtataaaaaagaatttaaatatcTTTCGGTCTctgtaaatataacagtttttagttttagtccTTGAAGAACAAACTTAGTCGATTCTCCATAGTGGTGAGTAGACGACAATCAttgttacatatttttattttactataattattattttactcgttttctatgttaaagtatttatttaaaaattagagaAACACAACCTTTTAatttatctcgatttcgtcatttatttattttcatggtCTTTGTTATGTAATATGTTTGTAGTtcgatttatttatttgttataaagcTTTTAAATATGTGTTGTGGAAAtctttgttataattatgaaattattaacGGCggtaggtgcacctagttacatCGTTTTGATTAAGAATAATTACTTATTAGATGGAGTCGCCCCTGTGAGAGATACCATCCGTAGGAGGAGAGAGttatcaacgagatgtaagctccctaattgatgcGTGAAGATGTGTTGCAGATTGAAAAGAGAGGGCTATCCGTTAGATAGAGTCACCCCTAAGGGAAATGTCACCCTTAagaggaaagggctatcaatgagatgaagccGCCTCGTGGTTCTCAAGaacttatatttttacttatttgatTTCCAATGATTTTTGTGTTGTTGCTCATTGTGATTTCACTTTTCTATaaattggattttaaatatttttacctcagctaaattacaaatttaatgattttatcgTGTGTATACTTTACTTGAGagttatctatatttttggcaatattgtttaatataatcgccacaagattgtaaaataattattcgtgcttttttgtgtgtttcccttctagttGGTGGTGGTTGTTATCTCTTCACTAAGTCTTTGCGACTTACTCCTttatgttctttatttttttcagattcataGGCAGTTGAGTAGCAAGCTGTTAGTAGATTCAAGtctagatatatttttttttggtaggTCTCTTTGATCAAGTACCCTTTTTGTAAAGTCTCTTGAGTCGTGATGTATTTTGCAGCTATTTTAAGTCTAGAAAATCTTTTTGggaaatgtattaaatatttcGATTATCCTCTTTGAGACATGATTGAGTTAAAAGTGTAAATACGgaatttataaatttggaaaCGTTGAAGTTACAAAGGATACTATGTcgaaatttcaagaaaaattatatatttttcgaAATGGTTATTTAGAATTACTTATTTgcttaattgttaagttagttgataggtTTGTCATGCTATGAGTATAGCTTGTGTGCCAGTCACGACGTTTAGTTTACGGGTTGTGacaatttaaataacaaataaaaataagtacacaaattattctaatatttaaattaatatatccaTTGGAGTGCTACGATTGATCCACGTTTTCTTCTATTTGTCGGTTAACGTTTTTGTAACGTCTATTTGACGTTAAAGaccaaaaataaagtttttgaatATTGCAGAgatgaaattcaaataaatatttttcatggattaaaactaaaaactgttatatttacaaggaccaaaaatatatttaaatatttggtcCACGTTTTCCTTtgtcaattaatgtttttataacGTTCACTTGACGttaagtaccaaaaataaatttttctgatattatagggatgaaatccaaacaaaattttttacATGACTACAACTAAAAGTTGTTATATTTATGgagaccaaaaatatatttaaacctaaaaaatagaaaattgatGGCTTATAGATTAATTTTGACCTTTCAATAGTAAACTCGACTAAAAGGTAAATAAAGTCATAGTAAATATTACTTGGGtcataattcaaattaaaattctattaattgaTTCGGCTTTAACtaagtttaattattaattagttaattaagtCCATCCATTTAATTTTTCATGGACTAACTTAATAGGTTTACAATAatcattcattatttatttatttatgtattattataattctatgttaattataaactaaataaaagaagaaaaaaaatgatagtttGAATCAAATTGATGATTTGCGTTgttattaaatatcatttaaacCCAAATCTAATTATCACTAGTTTGGCCATGATCCAAGCATATTGTTGAACCGTTGAATCATGATCCTTCAAAATCTAATCTTTAAATCTGATTTTAAAAACATTGATCAAAACATCATTTATCAAAATTGATACAGATCgatgatatattttttacaaattagtaattaaaagatgccaattttctattaaaaaaatttattagaggagGTAGGAACACCTTCATGCAAATCACATGGATTAAATTAATGTTACTTATCTTTTAAAGATCAAATCTATTgtgtaatttttatatataaaaaaatctattgtgTTATTTAGAgaccaaaataataaaaaaaattccccTTTGTCCCAAACTAATTCTATTATAAACTTCTTTGCTAGGTACGATGGAAATATACCATGAGGAGGCATGTCGGTTGCTACGATCCAAACATATGTGCATTACTTAGAAGCTCTGCTTCTATGACAAAAAAAGCGATTAACAAATAACTTGCTGATTTTCTACTTAATTTCTATATAATCATGATAAAAAAGACTAACACAAAGAAAGAGTACCATTCATCATTCatgttgatattattaaattagcTTACAACTCAAGGCTCAAGTGATAACAAACCAACCACACAATATATATTACAATTACAAATTGTAATGTCTCTTGGATTAAATCCTAAGCAAAAATCCAATATGGTACCATTATAGAGTTTTCCCCTATAGGATATAGTTTGTACTTTGTGTCCACTCATAATCAAACATATTTGCATTAAGCtactaattcttttttttttttttggcattAATGCAAGtgctttcttttttttattataaagaaatgttagtgattaatttattaaaaaaataatttattaattattggcaAAAATCGAACTATATATTCAGATATTAATGTAGTTttgtaaatttcatttttttctcccTCTCTTTCCTAATCTAAGCCACAAAATCCATGAGATTTTTCCtcaaaatcttatataaattaaaccaCTTTAtatcaaactcaaaaacaaGTGAACAATGAATAACCATTTTCCAATTTCTAGGACAAATATTGGCCATTTGGCTATATCCCTTTCAAGTAACTATCATCATTTATAACAAAAGCCCTCAATAGAAGGTAATCTTTGtaaattggaataaaataaaatatatgccaTCTACTTCATAATAATTTGCCAACCATGGGCATTTTTGGAAATGAAAAAAACTTcatataaaatatctaaattctAATGTCCCctacattatatatataatgagaCCTTCATGGCTTTAAAAACACACCAACATCTACATCTCATAAAACTTAACAACCTTCATTTAGAAACTTTCTTTAGATCCACTTTTCATTCTATAAGATATCATTTATGGATCAATTCAATTTCCATAAGATATCATTCCCTAATTTAATTAAGCTTttcccatttttaatttcactaTCTTTGTTTCCTTTCATTTATTCTCCTTCTTCCTTAATTTCTTTCCTCCATCACTTCAACTTCTACTTATCTACATTCTCTCACCAACTATTCACCCATACCATAGACAAAAATAGCATGTTCCTCCTATGCAATGGTCTACTTGTTTTTGTTGGAATAACAAGATCTTTATATGGGTCTAGTAGTCTTGATGAATCTTTTAACTATGTTGAAGCTAAAGAACCAATGTTGGTGGTGAAGGAGAAAATCAATTACCCTTATCAAGAGAACATTGAAGGTGAGTACACAAAAGAAATCAAGTACTCTAGTGAAGAAGTAGAAGAAAAAGTTAAAGATATAAATTTGGAAGAAGGAAAAGGAAGTAGCATATTAATTTTGGAACAAGAGGAGGAGCTAGAGAAAGTAAGTAAGATATTTGATGAAGAGAAAGACAAAGATTCAAAAATGGGTGAGTTTATGATTGGAGAAAGAGTTGAAGAGCAAGAAGTTGTAGAAGAAGTAAATTGGATGATAAGTAATGAGgagttgaataaaaaatttgatgacTTTATTAAAAGAATGAAGGAAGATTTGAGGATTGAAGCTCAAAGGCAATTAGTCATGgtttgattttgattaattaGGAACTATCATGATGATTTTTatgttagattttttttttgttttttaggatttttttttacaaggtCTTTTGAAGGAGAATTCACCTACCTTTTACAAAATGTAGTTTCAATACAGACTAATAAAGTTATAATAGATTCTcgatattatataatatatatatatatatatatagaaataaaCTTTTTATGCAAAAAAAGTATACCGTAAATCCATTACAAATTATATTTGGTATGACCAATTTGATAAATGACATTACATTTTGATGATGATGCAATCACATATTACATACAATAACAATCATTATTTGTTGCAAATAGTTAATAATACTCACTCACTAAGATGTTTTGCCTCAGAACCTAAATGAATCAAATGATGGTATAGTAtgtggtaaaaaaaattacttcgtATTTGGcaaattatttatgaaaacaTATAGAATAAGAAATAGAATGGTggttctaattttatttatttatttaattggcCACCACCTTTAAATAGTGGGTCGATGCTATGTTCCTAGATGGGATGTTTAACTAACTAGTTGTTGAAATTGCTACTCCATTCACTTGCTTAGGACTTTTTAGTTTGCATATGACATTGATTATGGTAGAGAAGAAGTGGGGGAAGGGTGTTGAATTGTAAGCTTGGAGGCATAATGTCAACAATGGCTATTTGGTTAAAGATGTGTACAAGGTGATGAGTGAGAAACAAACATGCTATCACTACATATCTATTCATGAATTTTACATGAATAAAGTGATCCAAAGTATATCAATCTCTATTTAGAggttttttttcaaacaaactaCCTatgaaagataatttatttcattgtgGAGTCTTATCACTTGAGTCTTTGTTCTCTATTGTGCAAGGGAGTTTGCATTGTGTGAAAAACTCTTCTAATTTATCTTTTAGTGTCCAAATTTTACCAATGTGTGATCTCTAGTTTTGAGGTGGCTTGGTATATAATCAATGTTATTTAATCAAGCATCTTAACATGCTATTTTGTTGTGATTTAGATTTGTATGTGGTATATTTGGTGAGCAAGAATCGATAAAGTTTTTAAACAAATAGAGTTTGATTTAGAGTTGCTATTTGaccacataaattttttatcttggCGGTGGATAACATCATATACCCAAAATTTAATTTCGAAATTCATCAATTGGGAGTTAACCCATTAGAATGTTTGGATTTTGCTATTAATGGTCACTTTATAGTGTTGGGTATGGTTCGGTATTTTCGgatgattttttatttcattttgtaatttcaGCTTTAGCAGTTAGTTGGTGGATTTTGAGAGTTTTTATCGCATTATATGATCGGTACtcttttgtaaataattttttttttcttcatattttgacATACCTTATGCcttaaatatgtttgagtaatATGCTCATTCATTGAcgataaacaaatatttttttttttatttttttttttttgcgttatcgtcttaaaaaaaatgatatttttttttttaatttacactAACGTCTTTAACCCTCAATAGGTGTCACAGTTGGAGATGACTCGAATCTATTCGAACTTTACTAAACTCAACTCGACTAGTTAAgagttttttgaatttgataTGAACATTTTGTTTTATCTTGATTTAATCTCAAGAACAATTCAGTTCTATTTGCTAGCTTGAATCACATAATTccaaagtcaaatattttaaatctttgataaattagtaatttaattgtagtttttagataatataattgtttaattaaaaaattaacgtaaattaaatctataaaaaatattatttttaacataaaattaattataattatgctTTAAATATGTCTCTTTTACATATTACTCAACTAAATAGAATCAACATTTCAACACACAAAATCTTACTCTAAATTTAACTATTACTAACATATTTAATCATATATAGAATTAGTGagtgaaaattttgaattaagtATATATCGTCTGCAAATGCAAATGCAACTGCAAAGACTTTTTAAGGCTGGATTCAAATTAAGACTTCTAGTTAAGAGGGAAATGACTATTATTTAAGTAATAGATATATTATGGTTCACATTATTAGATACAACATTAGTTACTAATTAGTCCAATTAGATTGTTAAACTAGTTAGTTGTTCTTTGGGTTTTATTGGATCTAATATATATCTTTACTATAGACTTTAGTTTTCTAAATAACTTAAAACTAGATTAAGTCCCGTGCTTTGGGTGAgtaaacatataattttattaaaaaaaaattaaatattttgtaatattaagtatattattTGACAATAATGTACATAAGGCCTCACGATTTTATATATAGTGAAAAGTAGTTCATTGAGTTGAAGAgtacatatattatttataaattatctttaacATTAATTTCTATATAATGTGGGACTACTTTGGTATATCGAAACAGGttctataaaatattaaatttgctTAGAAAATATGtgtttgagataaaaaaaatttagtattgACACAATTTACTATTTGAAagaagttaaaaatatattttattatataatcatACAAAACAAATTCAATATTTCCAAAGAGCATGCGTATATGAAAAATACTTTTAGAGTGTGtttggaaggaaaaaaaattgagataatataattttagagcgtaatttaaattattttatgtaaattttatttttatatgataaacttgcataatttttttatgaactaTTTGGTCAAAGTTAAATTTGGAGAATTTCAAATACTATCTTAAATGTGAATCTCAAATTTGTTcctataaattttcaattttgttttccctttttaaaattttcattttacctcaactttttaaatttttaaatatgagcaaaatttaaataaacaattattttatcaaaacaacacaatttatTAATGAAGAAAATGCAATTGAAGCATTTTGAATTGCTTAAAAcgttttattatttagaattaaaaGTTACTTcatacaaccacactcttagagaatcaaatatttaacacataataataaaaagagttAGGATTTTAAACTTGTAAAGAGTGTCTTttgatatgatataatatatggGTATAAGATCATGGTTagatattaaaattgaaaagaatgTATTTTGATATGATAGATTATATGAGTATAGGGTCATTATTAGTAAGAATAAAATAGTTATCATTTTCCATGAAATACATCATATGCAAACTACTTTAGTGTCTAATGATATTCAAACAGAAACgtgaagagaaaagaaaagacgtgaaataaacaaataaaaaaaatcaaataaacttattaagaGAAGTCATTTGTTCTAATCACCAACAATAGATGTCACATTCGAAGGAGGGACAATGAAGAACTATAGAGAGAAATGCGCAAAATACCATTTTCTAGTTTTTAAGACATAACTTCAAACAAGTCTCGAAGAATACCAATCAACTATGAACTATCACATATTGAAGACTGGTTGAAacatttagagaaaaaaaaaagtaattaaaaatagaaaatgcttCGGCCGGACTATCACTTGCTAAATAAATGTGGTACTATTGATATTGATGTGAATCATTAACAAAATGAAAGAAGATGAATATTGGATGAATGAACAAACATATAGTAGTGCTACAATAGAGTGTATCTACAAGTAAAATTGGAGTGACACATAAACATATAATTAACTTGGCAAAAATAGAGTTATGTGGCAAAATTGACAATGAGATGTCAATAGAATGAGTTgtgagtctattttaatatattataaatagaagTGTTGAATGAGAAGAAAAACGAGAGAGACATGTTGCAAACTGCGTGGTTCAACTACACATCGAAAGTTCTTTACATAGACTCTGagtaataaattcaaataatgaCATGAATAATTACAAGATATTATAATCCTAATTACATGATATTCTGTTTATTTACATGATcctgttttatttttaacactCTCTCTCAAGCTAGagtatataaatcaaatgcatcAAACTTGCTACATATATAGCTAATTCTAGGACTTTGCAACGACTTTGTAAAAACATCTAATAATTGATCATTGAAATTAATAAagttagtaaagatgtcatctGATTCactattttctttaataaaatggTAGTTTATCTCAATTTGTTTGatcctctcatgaaaaatataatgaggcaatgtgcaatgcaacttgattatcacatattaatgtcattagactggcctcttcaaattgaagctctTGTAGTAATtgtttcaaccaaatgagctcACATGTTACTAGTGTCATGACCTTGTATTTTACTTTAGCGGTGGATCTTGTAACTACAGTTTGTTTCTTACTATTTCATGATATTAAGTTTCCTTCGACAAGAACAAAATACCAGGAAGTGAATTGTCTATCAATGGGTGAGTCTGCTCAATCAATAACCAACTATCTAAGTTATCCTCTATCTTCATGAATGAGACTTTTTTGAAGAGCACATTTGATGTATTTTAGAATCAGGATTACACCATTcatatgttcttggcaaggaTAATTTAATAACTGACTTACCACACTAACAACGGAGgaattgataatttaataactaacaacattttgtttcttactattccaagatattaagtttcctTCGACAAGTACAAAATACCCAGAAGTGAATCGTCTATCAATAGGTGA from Cicer arietinum cultivar CDC Frontier isolate Library 1 chromosome 5, Cicar.CDCFrontier_v2.0, whole genome shotgun sequence carries:
- the LOC101499574 gene encoding uncharacterized protein; protein product: MDQFNFHKISFPNLIKLFPFLISLSLFPFIYSPSSLISFLHHFNFYLSTFSHQLFTHTIDKNSMFLLCNGLLVFVGITRSLYGSSSLDESFNYVEAKEPMLVVKEKINYPYQENIEGEYTKEIKYSSEEVEEKVKDINLEEGKGSSILILEQEEELEKVSKIFDEEKDKDSKMGEFMIGERVEEQEVVEEVNWMISNEELNKKFDDFIKRMKEDLRIEAQRQLVMV